The nucleotide sequence CACGAAGAGGGTCACATTCTTTAAGTGAATGGTGGAGATAGATCTGAACGGGTGTATGCTTGATGACCTCCGATATACCGAGTCTGCGGTTGTGAAGAACGTGTTTCTCCTGTAGCTGAGGTGATGGTAAATGAGTCTGAAGGGcctttgttgatgctggaagGGTAATGGGGTTTGCAATATCGATCTCCTTTTCTCAGTAAAATTTGAAGCTGGGTTACTAACAGTGATATCATGTTGCTTTTGGCCAGCAACTTCGAATCACTGTGGCTGGGAAATTTTCAACGGGATGACATTCATAGCGTCGATCTGAGGTATGGATATGACAGCGCTTTATGTAGACCTGACATTGACGATATAATGACGATATATCAAGAAAACTGTAGTGGAATACTATTGATACTGCCGTGTTCCTTTTGATCTTACCTGCGCTTCCGGACTTACACGCATGATGGCCGCATTGCAGCGAACGACCACATCACTTCTGCTTACCCTATAACGACCCGTACCCTGTGATTCCGACGCCTTTAGGCCAGAATACTCTAAATTAGCTCTCCGTCACCTTCTTCAACGaggtcatcgtcctcatcccaGTCAACCTGGGCAGCCATTTCCTCTGCTCTTCGCTGGACCTCGGCCAGGCCCGATAGCTCCGCCACATAGTCCTTCTCTTGCAAGGCTTTCTTCACAAAGCCCCATCCGTCACTGCGGTAGGCATCAAGAATCTTAGGGCTGCATGCGCTGCAACAGTCGTAAGATTGGCCGCGGATGACAATGTTCTGATATGTCGAGACATAGCCCCTTATTTGATGCGGAATCAAACCCAGCGGATGGTCAGGTGGGTCTCGCTCTGGAACCACTCCAGGAGTTGGCTGTGGTGCTGGTGCATCTTTGCCTAGGGGGTGTTGTAACAAGCTTGATAGAAGTTCAACAAGAAGGGCAGACGCAATCGCTGCAACACCGGGTCGAGTGACAGTACATTGCTGATCCAGGGTCTGGTCCTTTTGAGACTAAAAGAATGTTAGATACGTTCTAAGAAGTAAAATGGAAGCTTACATCAGCTGGGGCCACGACGTCGTTGCAGAAATAGCAACCAAGCGGTGTCTGCCCTTCGGCATGGCCTTCAGAACCATGTCGCATAACAACATACGAATCGAAACCCAGGGCAGCGTTCATGACAATCTTTCCTTTGGCCTTTCCCATGACCGTTGGCAGCCATCGAGACTCTCGTGAATCCATGAGGAGGAAAATGGCATCGTGTTCGTCGATAAGCTTCTCCAACTTTTCGAATTCGCCCCTTGTCTTCGACTCTTCTATGTAAGGGTGGCCGAGCATAGGTACAAACAGCGTGTGTCCTTCACTATCTATGCCTGGGAAGATTTCTTTCAATGCTTCCGCAGCTCGAGGTGCTtttgctcttcctccttcgaGGCAGTCTTGATGGTTGAATAGTGGCTGTCGGACAGGGTTAGAAAATGATACTCGCCCGTAATCCACAAACGTTATCTTCCGGACGCCCCAACCCATAAGGTTTCTTGAGACATAACTTCCCAGCGTACCGGCGCCAAGTAGCAGGCACTTCGTGTGCTTAATGGCATCTAAGTCGAGCTCAGGGGCGATCCTCCATTTCATGAGCTTCAGGTTCAGGTCGACAGAGCCTTCAGCCTGTCGTGCAGGATCCATAGACTCTCCTAGGTTGACTTGCTGTGCCTGCAGTTTTCCATTGTTCGACCGTGCCCAGCCAGTAACCTTAGGCATTTCAGAGATCTCTAAGTTCTCGACTGGATCTATCTCGATTGGGAGGATAACGCTGCGAGCTTCGTGTCTCTTTGCCTGGATGTCTCTGTAGCAGATCACTTTGGTCTTTGTCAGATGAAACCTTTGTCGGATAAGGACCAGAAAATTTCTCAGGGGCCATCCAGGGCTTTCTGGGTACGTCGAAGGATCAACGAATGCAACGTAACGGTCCGCCTCAGCCACCTGGTCGAAGAAGCCATTCTCAAACTCTCGCAGCGAGGCAACTTCCCATCGAAAAGGAAGTCCCTGTGAAGACTCCGGATCATCTGTATCCTGATCTTCGCCGTGTACCTTCTTGACCAAAAAGAAGCCATGCTCGCGAGAGTCGACACTGTACCTCCAAGTTCCTACCCTGTCAACAAGCGCCGTGCTCTCCCTGGAGTCGAGACGTTCGGCTGGGCCGGATCGCTTCCACGAAGGATCAGAGTGCAGGGCAGGGAAAGCGAACCAGTACATAAACTTGTACTTTTTCAGGTCCGCGTATGAAAGTATGATGAACGACGAGAGCAGGGATGGAACAGAGTAGATACTACCATCTTTGATCGCATCCCAAATCTAGAGTTGTCAGCGGTGTTCTAGTCTCCGTGGGCTCATAAATACCTGTCGGCCAGCAGTCTTGAGCATGGCAAGTTTGTCTGTATTCTTGAAATCCTCGAGTGTATTAACGTTCCTAATGATTCCCTCAGCCCTCATTGTCCCGAGAGGCGGACTGGGCGCATTAGTTCTGCCACGGTCAGAGAAGGACTGTGCATAAATCAAACAGCGGACCTACCTGCTGCTCGTAAGGGCATTCCCTAATATCTGCATGCGACAGCTGGATTCTGGTTCTTCCAACCGGGGCTCATAGAGACCAAGGATGCTCCGCGCCGAGTCGTCGAGCTTGTCATGCTCAAGCTTCGAGGCAAAGAGCGCCGAGTAGAACGATAGCTCGATCTCTGACAGGAATGGTGCGAATTGCAAAGGGGCTGACATGGTGAAGGTTCCAGCTTGTGTGACGCTGGTGAGGCAGGCTTTTGGGTGGGTTGAAGAGGGAAGGTTCGTCCCAGCTGCGATGCcttgggtaggtaggtaccttgggTATTTATGCTTCTTGGACAAGGCAGCAACTGCGTCCCTGAGGCAAATAAACCTTATGATTAGGTACCTTGTTGATGCCGACCTGTCATAGGATTATCACTGTTTATGCTACTGTTATGTAAAGCTAAAGAAGCTCTTGTGAGGTTGAATACAGATTTGATATGCCCTGTTGCTTTCCTCGTCGCTACTGTAGGTAGCTAAATAAGTTCTTTCGGACGTGCAAGTATCTCCTCGGGGCCGTGACCGGATCTGTTATAAGGCCATAGGTAGTTGTGTGTATTCAGTGATCTTGCGGAAGGTTCACCTGAACGGATAAGATGACCGTCACTGGTGACCTTGAGTGGGGTTCCAACTTAGGTCAAAGGCGTCAGCGAACAAAACTTAGGACCTCTACTCTAActgataaaaatacttaggtaactttAGTGGAGGCTTAGGAGGCCTTTTGATCAGCTTTTTTATGACTTAGAATAAATGTCCAAGGTTTTCTTGTCTCCCCTAAGCCCCACCGCGGGGTACTGGGCGCCGTCACGGAGCCTCCTTGTGTTATCGGATCAGGTCTTATCGGACGTCACCTACAATACCGCACTTAAGTAAATTTCCCTAAGTTTTCCTAAGTTGACCAAATAAGTCTACCTAAGTCTACCTCAATTCACCTAAGTCTATAGTAGATTTGCACAAATTTCCTAAATTTACCAAAGTTTGtctaagtttataataaataatctGCTGAGGGACTTTCGGGGTATCACTCGGCGTATTTGGGGGGTTCATGAGATATTACCAGGGAGCCGTTTCATTGCAAGATAGAGCTGTCAAGGATAGCGATCGCTAAAGTACCCCATATCGTTGATGTATCATGCATGGGACGATTCGTGTAAGTGATGTAATCTGAATATCAAGCGGGGTGCTTGAGATAGACTGCGAATATTGGAGACAATGGGCAGTGAtcacaagaaaaagaagctttgaAGTTACAACATATGGGATTATATAGTTCTAGAAATTTATCATATGTAGTCGTAGATGGGTTGCTTTAAGCACCCTTCCTGGAATGCACCGCAACGCCTTTCCATGCTATGTACAAGTGACTGTGCATCGTCACAATCTAGTTGATCCCAATATCGAGTATTGGTACCGTCGAGTCTTGCTCGGTCGATGTTTATCCAAGAGATTGGAATATTCTGTATATCTCTTTTACAGTCTACCGTCGAAGGCATACTGGGCAGCGAGGGGCCAGCCGAGGATGACAGCGAAGCCagggaagaagctgagacgGTGTTAGTTGATATTGGTAAAGCTTTGGATGTTGGAGCAACTTACAAGAGAGCTTGGCTTCCAACTCGCTTGAACATCTTGGCGTAGTCGGGCTTAGCAGGCTGTTGAGTGATCGGAAGACGCTCGAATGGGTGAGACTCCATGGCTCGACCAGCGTTTCGCATAGCAGTGAGGAGAGAGAATTGGCGGCGCTGAACAGCGCGGGCGGCAGATCGAACAACGATGGGAGACATGGTGATTGAGTTTAGgggagttgagttgagttgttttttttttttgaggTGAATCGATTTCAAGTTGTCCTTAGAGAAAACGCAGTAGTAATATACCCAAGGAATTGAACTGAGTGGTGAAGATGTTTGTTGAGTGGAGAGTTGTGATTGCTCTGTTGATGCTTTagatgctgctgatgatgatgagagaagagactATCTTTGGGAACGGTAGATGGCATCCTCTTATACAGAGTTGCGATGCCGATCATTTTTCACTAAAGATCACAAATTTAGTCAAGGATTCCTTCAAACGGCGATCTCCCAGAACCCGTGCAGCCGGGTACATCCATTGTGGTCAGATTTCATCTGGTTTGGCAACCATCATGCCACTGTAGAGACCTGGATCCTGGGGTATTAGAGGGTGTTTTGACAGCTGGCCAATCATTGTTCACGGTAAACCATCAGTCAGCACAACAGCCCAGAGGTGCATGGCACGATTTCTAAGGCGTCGAGGGCGGTTGTGGTGCGATTCTGATTTGGTCGGCGGGGACCGGTGACGCTGGCGATTGGTCAATGGGTACACCCTTACCAACACCCTGTTTCTCCCGTCAACACTTCGTCGTTATCGACTGATTCTGAAGGATCCCAAATGAAGCAATGACCTGCGCTGTTTCCGGGGAACGGCGAAGAGCAAGTGGTTGCATTCGTGAGCCTGGATTGCGAATAACACCAGGGTTTGCCATGATATGATGGTCATTCAACCACTCACGAGGCTCTCATGCTTACCCCAAAATGCACATGCCCATGTCGTTTCTAGTCACGTTCTAGGTTCTGGCCCAGATTGACAGGACAGCCCAGATTTGATCGCATGAGATCCAGATGGTGATAACCATGCCATAATTGCCCTGGCTCTCgccgatgccgatgccgatTCTGGTTCATTCGTTCCCATGGTTTATTCTTAGTCCACCTATTCCCGTGCCGATAGTAGGCCTCTTTCGGAGGATTCatcctgttgttgctgtGAGTGAACCCATGAGGCAACGGCGCGGAGGAGAGAGAAATCGGAGCCGAACATTCGGCCAGCTATCATCATGTGACCGAAAACGTGATTGGTATCCAGCTACACCTGTCAACTCAAGCTACCTAAGCTAACCACCTTGTTGGCGATCGCGACGAGACTAGCTTCGAGCAATTGCTCAATACACACTCCTTTTACAATTCTCGCCAATGCCACTTGTCGACCCCGTCGCCATGTCGACAACACTTGTCAAGAGCGGGACCGCCGCCCAACAACCCGCGCCCAAGGCCGCCGTGCCCGCGATTCCGCTTGTAAATTCTCCTGCAGCTTTGCCCGCATCAGTCGCTCATCAGCTGTTGCTCGCTGGCCTGTTCTACTGGCGCTTCGATGCCCTGGTGGCTGATCCCGTTTCGACTCTTCAGACTGGCCTCCCAGTTGTTGCTGCCATTCAGGCTGTCTATCTTATACTGAGTCTTCCACCAGCGGGATCCTCGGGCTCCTCGAAGAAGCCTCGTCctggtgagaagaagaagtcggaTGGACGGGAGGCAAAGGCTATTCCTGTAAGTAGATTTGTTGTGTGTGGAAGCCATCAAGCTAATGTCAATGGTATAGACCGCCGTTATTTCATTGCTCCTAGCTCTAATCCTGACGCcggttcttcatctcctccttgtcctctttGGCGCGCCATTCCTTACACACGTTCCTCATACATTCTTGTGCTGCGCACATATCGCCGTCCTCGCGATTTATCCTGTCTTCTACGTTCGTGGTTCCGACCCCGTGCCTCTCCAGGCTGTGGTGGGTGTATCAGCTCCTTTTGACCAGACATTTGGCGGCTTTGTTGGAACAGTGGTTGGGGCCTGGCTTGGAGCTGTTCCCATTCCTCTCGACTGGGATCGCGAGTGGCAGAAGTGGCCCGTCACCATTGTTGTCGGTGCTTACATTGGATATATCGTTGGATCTCAGATCTTGGGAACCGTTTTCTTTGGAAAGCGGTGGGAAGTCACTCCTGAAATCAAGGAGGAATAAGCTATTGTTTCATGGTAAGAACAATAGCCATTTTCTCAAGATGCCCGTTTGATAGGTGGGCTGGGATTTACAGAGATATTTCTGGCTTTGGGTACATTGTCATGTGCCATGGCAAAAAAATTGATATAATGAGATCGCCTACTATCATAGCGAAGAATACTTAAAAACGATACTGTATTGGCTTGCCGCTGCTCCACTGATCAGAAACGAATTCATAGCCATGATAGAAATACGTATGTATGCTGTGCGATTGGTCGAACGTGTCTTCCTCCATTGCTCTATTTCAAGAGTACATAATGTTCATCATATCGTCTGGGGATGATATGAGGTAGTGCAAGCGAAATACCCTATACCATGTTTAAGATCATGATCTTCCATATCCTCATCATACTGCAGAATTTAGATGATGAACACTGATATCATCGGGTTGAAGAATTATGCTGGGTCGCtgattaataataaggtattcTTTATGGTTTCTCATCTAACTACCTTACTATAAGGCACACAGATAGCCTCCCGTATGCTTGGCACTACTTGGAATCGATCGAGCTGATACTACCAGATAAAGTCTCAGCATACGTAAGTAAGTACTAGTTTTCCCTCGATATCTCCAAATCAGCTAGCCCTTGGCAGTCGTTTTAGTTACCTTGGCTCAGACGTAATTGGTGTATACATGATTGGACGTATGTCAAGACATCATGTTGATTCGCCGATGGCCTTTCAGAAGGCCATCTTCAGAGGTTACTGGTGGAACAAGCACCAATAGCCGAAGAGTTACCATGACTTACTGGTATGAGAGAATGATATTGTCTCAAAACTGATTAATTTGCAATGCCGGCACCAAGTTCAATAGTCTGACAAAGCCTATCGACAGTTTGCCTCTATGCATTGATTGActggtactccgtagtacTGGATAGAGAACGGTGATGCTCGGCTTGCGTTGCCAGTGCGAAAATGCTCTAGGACTGATCGTCATTGGGCAAACCGTATCCCACAACCCTGCATGTTCGGCACAGCTGGGGCCAAACTCTATAACCCCGGATTGTTGATGCGTTAACGCTGATATCATCGTAGCATCTTCTGAGATAATAACCCAAAGTTAGACTTTGAGACGGACTCATCCTTATCGTGACGCTTTCCTTGAACAGACCGCGAGGGAGAGAGATTATAGGCGAGGGCCAGACTTGTCGAAATGGGACTGGCGACTCGTCGTCTCTTGGCCCTCCACCTAGCAAGTGCCGGTGAGGCCGTGATAGAGGGCTTGGAACTTCAGTTCATGCTTGGCACTGACGCGTGCGCTCGAATCTTCTGAAACATGAGATTAGCCAGCCAAGAGCCAAGCTGAGCCAGCGGAGACCAGGACAAGCCACGTCAAAATCAGGTTAATCTAGAACCTGCAGGCCAGCTCGGGCGCTTATTCCCAGAGCATGCATGACCAAAGAAAATTTTAGCAACAATCATGTTTCCCTTTCAGGCAGGGCATTTTTTTAATTGCCCTGTTGTAAGGGCTTGGGAGTCGGTAGACTCGGCATCTTTTAGTGGTAGTCGCCCAGTAACGTGCTGATTACGACAATTGGGTGTCAGGTAATCTTGCTTGTCAGGCACACTGCATAACATTAACAACTTCCTATTATCGAACCATGAACCGCCAGTTACGATATCAGAGAGGCTCAGAGTGGCCACAGCACATGATACACAGATCTATATCGAGATTCGAGTTTGAATTTGGCATCGAGAATGAAGGATTGCGATAACTCAGCCACAGCGATTAACGAATCCTTCACATCGTCAATCACTTCGCTAAGATCAAGTCCAGTTGGCGATTGATTGAGGCTCGCCCCAGCCACACTGCGGCATTCGCCTCATGACGTAGCCCGAGAAACCTTGTCAGTTCCGTGACATGGAAGTTGGCCGGGGTGATGGAAAGAAAAGCGAGCTCACTATACCATTGCTCACTGTAACATATCAAGCACATACTGGTAGACCTTGATACATAAATTATTTGTCAAGAAATACGAAATTCTAGAATTATCAAGGTACttgatttctttttctcagTTTAGATGCTATAATACAGTCCCGCGTAGCAttcgttggtggtgtttgtgaGGTAACCAGTTGTATTTTTCTCTCCTGACGGGCTCACCCGACTGCTAGGTAATCTTGTAAACTCATGTACCTAGTACAAGCCTACAAGGTCAGgcggagagaaagagaaagcagGGACACATTTTGCTTGGCCCACGCTCTgttcctcttcgtcgtcccTGTGGCTTGCCTCATCCTAGTCAATCGATGACGCAGTGCCCAGAAAGAAAAGGTGCGGGCTGAGGTTGCGCGGACGATTGATGTTACTTGGACAGGGAAAGTTGGAAGCTACGGAACGAAATTGGTTTGGCAGTGACTATCTGCTGAGGTTGAATGGGTGTGTATCCGTAATGAGTGATGTGATGCCATGCCCGTTCTTGGCCCGCCCGTTTGTGACGGAGCCTTGTATAAAAGACAAACCATATCCCTCTCAACTAAGATTCTGTTTTCAACATCTCATACAAACTCTGTCTAACGAAGCTATCCAATCTTCTCACTTCCAACCACTACCACTACCTGCCATACACACTTTCGAGTAATACCTCGCCTTCACAACTGACAACATGCCTTTCACTGCTAGGTAAGCTCAGctcgacatcttcaaccacACTCGACTTCGCGACGTCATCCCGAGCGATCCGCTGTTAGGGCTGTCGCAACATGGCGACTGTCGGTAGCTCAGGAAGAGACACTCGAGTTGTTGTGGTTGATTGAACAATCACCAAGATTATACCTACTAACACTCTTCTAATAGCGATATCTGCAAGATCCTCCTTGCCATCATCCTCCCTCCCGTGGGTGTCTTCCTCGAGCGTGGCTGCGGTgccgacttcttcatcaacatcctccttACCATCTTGGGTACGTTcctcttgtctctcctcATCCCAACCTCCATTATCCAGCCGCATCCGACCCCTCCGCGGGTTCGGGCTTACCCATCGTCCCTTGACCGTCCCTTCGCGCATTGCTCAGCAGTTTACTAACACTCCGCTTCAGGTTACATCCCCGGTATCATCCACGCTCTGTACATCATTCTGAAGTACTAAGCCTCTTCGCACCTCGCTCCTCAGCTCGGCGGCGCT is from Fusarium musae strain F31 chromosome 4, whole genome shotgun sequence and encodes:
- the ATG7 gene encoding Autophagy protein 7 (EggNog:ENOG41) — its product is MSAPLQFAPFLSEIELSFYSALFASKLEHDKLDDSARSILGLYEPRLEEPESSCRMQILGNALTSSRTNAPSPPLGTMRAEGIIRNVNTLEDFKNTDKLAMLKTAGRQIWDAIKDGSIYSVPSLLSSFIILSYADLKKYKFMYWFAFPALHSDPSWKRSGPAERLDSRESTALVDRVGTWRYSVDSREHGFFLVKKVHGEDQDTDDPESSQGLPFRWEVASLREFENGFFDQVAEADRYVAFVDPSTYPESPGWPLRNFLVLIRQRFHLTKTKVICYRDIQAKRHEARSVILPIEIDPVENLEISEMPKVTGWARSNNGKLQAQQVNLGESMDPARQAEGSVDLNLKLMKWRIAPELDLDAIKHTKCLLLGAGTLGSYVSRNLMGWGVRKITFVDYGRVSFSNPVRQPLFNHQDCLEGGRAKAPRAAEALKEIFPGIDSEGHTLFVPMLGHPYIEESKTRGEFEKLEKLIDEHDAIFLLMDSRESRWLPTVMGKAKGKIVMNAALGFDSYVVMRHGSEGHAEGQTPLGCYFCNDVVAPADSQKDQTLDQQCTVTRPGVAAIASALLVELLSSLLQHPLGKDAPAPQPTPGVVPERDPPDHPLGLIPHQIRGYVSTYQNIVIRGQSYDCCSACSPKILDAYRSDGWGFVKKALQEKDYVAELSGLAEVQRRAEEMAAQVDWDEDDDLVEEGDGELI
- the GPI11 gene encoding Glycosylphosphatidylinositol (GPI) anchor assembly protein (EggNog:ENOG41), which codes for MSTTLVKSGTAAQQPAPKAAVPAIPLVNSPAALPASVAHQLLLAGLFYWRFDALVADPVSTLQTGLPVVAAIQAVYLILSLPPAGSSGSSKKPRPGEKKKSDGREAKAIPTAVISLLLALILTPVLHLLLVLFGAPFLTHVPHTFLCCAHIAVLAIYPVFYVRGSDPVPLQAVVGVSAPFDQTFGGFVGTVVGAWLGAVPIPLDWDREWQKWPVTIVVGAYIGYIVGSQILGTVFFGKRWEVTPEIKEE